In one Chitinispirillales bacterium ANBcel5 genomic region, the following are encoded:
- a CDS encoding tRNA threonylcarbamoyladenosine dehydratase, whose amino-acid sequence MSLNHAFHRMELLTGSYTLNQLAKTRVILFGVGGVGSWCAEGLIRSGVKNLTIVDSDLVCVTNINRQVQATSKTLGCVKVTELARRLREISADAQITTIQKIYDNDTRESFNLSDYDYVIDAIDSLTSKVTLLESALKAKTTVYSALGASCKLDPTRIKVSSIWDSYGCRLGKLVRKRLRRRGVRGDFKCVWSDEVLPVYAIESGCGTGECFCPKSIRGEEDEEAFIHEWCSSKKQINGSAVHITATYGFMLSGLIIQDVVKRFPTEHTLPSPAATTDKDPLFKQT is encoded by the coding sequence ATATACTTTAAACCAACTTGCCAAAACACGGGTGATTCTGTTTGGGGTAGGTGGTGTGGGGAGTTGGTGTGCCGAGGGCCTGATCCGTTCCGGGGTGAAAAACCTAACTATCGTGGACTCAGATCTGGTCTGTGTGACCAACATAAACCGTCAGGTGCAGGCTACTTCTAAAACACTTGGCTGTGTAAAGGTTACTGAGCTTGCCAGACGTCTCAGGGAGATAAGCGCTGATGCGCAGATCACCACTATCCAAAAAATCTACGATAACGATACACGCGAATCTTTCAACCTTTCTGATTACGATTATGTAATTGATGCCATAGACAGTCTTACCAGTAAGGTAACATTGCTCGAATCGGCCCTTAAAGCCAAAACAACGGTGTACAGTGCTCTTGGTGCTTCCTGCAAACTGGATCCCACACGGATTAAAGTAAGCTCGATCTGGGACTCTTATGGCTGCCGTTTAGGAAAGCTTGTCCGCAAAAGACTTCGTCGCAGAGGAGTCAGGGGCGACTTTAAATGTGTTTGGAGTGATGAAGTGCTTCCAGTTTATGCTATAGAAAGCGGATGCGGAACAGGGGAGTGTTTCTGTCCAAAAAGTATCAGGGGTGAAGAGGATGAGGAGGCGTTTATCCATGAATGGTGCTCCAGTAAAAAGCAAATAAACGGCTCTGCTGTTCATATCACCGCCACCTATGGATTTATGCTTTCGGGGCTTATTATACAGGATGTGGTCAAACGGTTTCCTACTGAGCATACGTTGCCTTCACCAGCTGCTACAACTGATAAAGACCCGCTTTTTAAACAAACGTGA